The Mesorhizobium loti DNA segment AAGGGCGGCGCCATCATCAACATCGCCTCGGTTGCCGGGCTGGTGGGCGCGCCGAAACTCTCGGTCTATGCCGCCGCCAAGCACGGCGTCGTCGGGTTGACCAAATCGGCGGCCGCCGAATATGCAACCAAGGGTGTGCGTATCAACGCCATCTGCCCGGCCCACACCAGGACAGCGATGGTCGACAGCTTCGTGCGTGTCTCCGGCGCGCCGGAGGCCGAAGCATTGGCCGAGCTGACGCGGGGCGTGCCGATGAAGCGCGTGGCGGAAGTCGACGAAATCACCACCGCCATCCTGTTCGCCGCCGATCCGGCCAACTCCTTCATGACCGGCCATGCGCTGGCCGTCGACGGCGGCATCGGCGCCATCTGACCCCACGACCCGACTCCCATGCCGCTTGGGAACTTCCCGTGCTCTTGTTCGTTTCCGTACAGCGTATATAATTTAGCCAGACACCAACCAACCAGGCACCACTGAGAGGCGCCAGACTTGCCGCCGAGCGTCCAGAAACGCCGCGAAAAACAGAAGGCCGAGCTGCGCTCCGAGCTGGTCGCGGCCGCGCACAAGCTCGTCCAGGAAGAAGGCTATGAAGGCCTGACGATCCGCAAACTGGCCAAGCGGGTCGGCTACGCGCCGATGTCGGTCTATTCTTATTTCGCCGACAAGCAGGACATCCTGTTCGCCCTGGCCGAAGACGCTTTCGAGACACTTGCCCGCCGCATCGAGGAGCACCCGTCCGACGACCCGGTCGAGGCCTTGCAGGCGGTGATGACCGAATATGCCGCCTTCGGCCTCGGCAATCCCAATGAATACCGCACCGTCTTCATGACCGAGAAGACCAGGCCACCGGAAGGCCAGAGTTTTCAAGAAATGCACGAGGCCAATCCGGCGATGAAGGCGCTGATCAGCCGGGTCGAGGCCTGCGTCGCCGCCGGAAAATTGCAAGGCGATGCGCGAGCCATCGCCACCATGCTGTGGGCTGTCGGCCACGGCACGATCTCGCTGCTGATCACCTTTCCGTTCTACCCCTTCGGCGACCCGCAGGCTTTCGTGAAACGCATGTGCGATTTCCAATTGGCCGCACTCAGCACGCAGAACGTGCCGCCATTGACCGAGACACCGGTCAACTGCTGAACGCCAACTCCTTTCGTTTCCAGACCCCTCGCGACCTTCCCCAGCCAAACCTGGGGGTGAATTTCTTGGTTAACAAAAATTTACCGTACGCGTACGAATTCGGCTTGAACTTCGTTATTGGCGGACGTATCTGTACGTAACACCGTACATGTACGGAAGAAATTCACCCGTCGAAAACGGAGACTGACAATGAAAAAGACCCTCCTCACCCTCGCCGCCATGCTGGCACTTTCGGGCTCGGCTTTCGCCGCCAACACCACTCACCCGGTCAAGCACGCACCTGCCGCGACCTGCGTCGACACCAAGACCAATGTGAAGCTCGATTGCGCCTCGACCGGCTCGGTCGAGAAGAAGGGCACCACGGAAAACACAGCTGAAGGCAAGGGCCCGCGCCTCGGCATCAGCATCAACCCGTGGATCGTGCCGAGCGCGTTCTAAGATCGACTTGGAAATGTTCTGACCGGCACCAGAGCAATTCCAGGAAAAGTGTGAAACGGCTTTCCCGGAAAAGCGCGTGGCGCTTTTCCTAGGGAGTTGCGTAAAAACAAAGAGTTAGAGAGGTTTCACCGTTTCCGTGATACAGTGAACCTTTCTAGCCGGCCAGGCGGGTATGTCAGCCGATCGGGACCGGCAGCCTGGCCGCTGAACTCTCGAAGGCGGCGTCGATCAGCTTCTGCATGTCGGCGGCGCGCCGGAAGGACGGATCGCCGTTCTGCCCGGCATCCAGGGCGTCGACAAAACGCCGGGCAT contains these protein-coding regions:
- a CDS encoding transcriptional regulator, with the translated sequence MPPSVQKRREKQKAELRSELVAAAHKLVQEEGYEGLTIRKLAKRVGYAPMSVYSYFADKQDILFALAEDAFETLARRIEEHPSDDPVEALQAVMTEYAAFGLGNPNEYRTVFMTEKTRPPEGQSFQEMHEANPAMKALISRVEACVAAGKLQGDARAIATMLWAVGHGTISLLITFPFYPFGDPQAFVKRMCDFQLAALSTQNVPPLTETPVNC